The genomic segment GTCGCCACCGCGGCCATCGTCGGCCTGGGCCTGCTGGGCTACTGGATGCTGGCGCTGAATCGCAGGATTTGCGATTTCATGATCGCCACCGAGAGCGAAATGAAGAAGGTCCACTGGACCAGCCGTCGCGAGATCATCGGCTCCACCAAGGTGGTGATCTTCGTGATGATCGCGCTGTCCATTCTGCTGTTCGTGGTGGACCTGCTGTTCCTGGCGGCCTTTTCGGCGGCCGGCGTTCTCAAGGGCGGCGGCGTCATGGAAGCTTTGAAAGGTCTGTTCTAATGCCTGAAGGCGACGAACACACGACCGATCCGATGCCGTCCGACCCGGTCTCGACGGACGCGGTGAGCGATTCGCCTGCAACCGAGACGGTCGCCGCCGTTGCGCCGAAGCCCGCCAAGCCGAGCGCTCCGCGCTCGATGCACTGGTACGTCCTGCGCGTCGCGTCCAACCGCGAGGACCAGGTCTGTGAGGCCCTGACGCGAAAGGTCAAAATCGAACATCTGGACGATCGCATCGGACGCATCCTGGTGCCGACGCAGCGCGAAAAGCGGATGCGCGGCCGCGTCGCCAAGGTATTCGACCGCAAGCTTTATCCCGGTTACGTCTTCGTCGAAATGGCGACGGAGGAAGACGGCAGCATCCCCGAGGACGTCTGGTTCATGGTGAAGGACACCATGAGCGTCGGCGATTTCATCGGGTCCGACGGCAAACCCACGCCGATGAAGC from the Planctomycetia bacterium genome contains:
- the secE gene encoding preprotein translocase subunit SecE, whose translation is MIATESEMKKVHWTSRREIIGSTKVVIFVMIALSILLFVVDLLFLAAFSAAGVLKGGGVMEALKGLF
- the nusG gene encoding transcription termination/antitermination factor NusG, whose translation is MPEGDEHTTDPMPSDPVSTDAVSDSPATETVAAVAPKPAKPSAPRSMHWYVLRVASNREDQVCEALTRKVKIEHLDDRIGRILVPTQREKRMRGRVAKVFDRKLYPGYVFVEMATEEDGSIPEDVWFMVKDTMSVGDFIGSDGKPTPMKPHDVEKMLAVVEKSAEQPTLAGMAGMKKGDAIKVKEGPFENFEGEIDEVFPDKGQVRVIVTIFGRATPIDLEYWQLEMLEK